Proteins from a single region of Corallococcus silvisoli:
- a CDS encoding AMP-binding enzyme: protein ASHPSLAQAVSLVREDRPGDRRLVAYLVTKPGEAYTDTELRKHLRSQLPQYMVPQHFVELEALPLTPNGKVDRKALPPPAGTARPVEDAFVAPRTETEKHLARIWREVLGIAQVGVHDNFFNIGGHSLLSFQVVMRVRKELNQELHPRTLLLNTLEQVASQIAPPVPVAAPTTTQPVASTKAATQETSVPLAQRLFNKLKRNLPGRSD from the coding sequence GCCTCCCACCCCTCTCTCGCCCAGGCCGTCTCCCTCGTCCGCGAGGACCGCCCCGGAGACCGCCGCCTCGTCGCGTATCTGGTGACGAAGCCGGGAGAGGCCTACACGGACACGGAGCTGCGCAAGCACCTGCGCTCGCAGCTGCCGCAGTACATGGTGCCGCAGCACTTCGTGGAGCTGGAGGCCCTGCCGCTCACGCCCAACGGCAAGGTGGACCGCAAAGCCCTGCCGCCTCCGGCGGGCACCGCGCGGCCCGTCGAGGACGCCTTCGTCGCGCCGCGCACGGAGACGGAGAAGCACCTGGCGCGCATCTGGAGGGAAGTGCTCGGCATCGCGCAGGTGGGCGTGCACGACAACTTCTTCAACATCGGCGGGCACTCGCTCCTGTCCTTCCAGGTCGTGATGCGCGTCCGGAAGGAGCTGAACCAGGAGCTGCACCCACGCACGCTCCTGCTCAACACGCTGGAGCAGGTGGCCTCGCAGATCGCGCCCCCGGTGCCCGTGGCGGCCCCGACCACGACGCAACCGGTCGCGTCGACAAAGGCCGCCACCCAGGAGACTTCTGTTCCCCTGGCGCAACGCTTGTTCAATAAGCTGA